GATGTCCGCCGCACAGAAGTACGTATCTTCGGGTTTCACGTCCAGAACAGCTTGGCTGGTCCATGCGGCCCAGGAGAGGTAGCCACCAGTCGTATGTTTGACGCCCTTGGGTTGTCCAGTGGTCCCCGAAGTGTACATCAAAAAGAGCATGTCCTCGGCGTCGCGCTGGACTGGCTCAACAGTCTCGCCCTCCTGTTCGGCGACGAGGTCGGCGTAGGAACTCTGGTTGTCGGCAAGGTCGTGGCCGAAGCCGTCGCCGTCGCGGAGTCGCTCGACTACGACTGCGTCGGACACGTCGTGTTCGACGCCCGCGAGACCCTCGTTGGCCTTGTCGAGATGGTCGAGGGGGTCGCCGCGGCGGTAGTAACCGTCGCAGGTGACCAGATACTCTGAGTCGGCGGCGTTCATCCGCGTGGCGAGTGCGTCCGCCGAGAAGCCAGCGAAGACGACGCTGTGGGGCGCGCCGATGCGGGCGCAGGCGAGCATGGCGATGGGGAGTTCGGGAATCATCGGCATGTACATCGTCACGACGTCGTCTTCGCCGACGCCCCTGTCGCGGAGTGCGGCGGCGAACTCGTTGACCTCCCGATGCAGGTCTTCGTAAGTGTAGGTACGATTCTCTTCCTCGACTGGTTCACCGACCCACTCGATAGCGGCCTCGTCACCGCGCTCGTCGAGGTGGCGGTCCAAGCAGTTCGCTGAGGCGTTCAGTTTGCCGTCGGTGAACCACTCGTAGAACGGCGGGTTCGAGGCGTCCAGGACCTCGTCGTAGTCGTCGTCCCAGTCGAGCAACTCGGCCGCTTGTTCCCAGCACTCTGGCCAGTTCTGTTCGAACTCGTCGTAGATGGACTCGTCGGAGACGTTCGCTTGCTGGACGAATTGCTCCGGTGGCTCGAACGCTTCCTGTTCTTCGAGCCGTGCTTCGAGTTCTACGTTGTCCGTATCGTCCGGCATAGGTTCGTGCTAATGCTCACTAAGGAGAGCAATAAAGCTTGCCGCGTGGTAACACGTAGGAACCGCTGGATTACTTGGTGGTCTAACGATTTACTGTCCGAAATCGCGTGATAATCTACCAGCAGGAAACTACGTCTCAGTTCAACGTGTCCACTTCGTTGGTGAGGTCGCTCGGTTCGTCTACCGGGCCGTTGACGAACAGTCCGTGGCCGATGAGCGCCGCCGCGACGAACCCGGCACCTGTCACTGCCGTCGGTATCGCCACCGTGGTGGCGTAGCCGATTCCCACACCGCTCACCATCGTGAGCAGGATGGCACCCAACACGAGGTCGTAGTACTGCCACGTGTAGCCCATAGCTCTCGTTTCGAGCGCAAAACAGGAAGAAGTTACGGCGCGAGCGGGTCGGTCCCGCTCGAACGTTCATAGACCGTGCAATCGTTCGTCGCTCAATACGAGTTGACGAGGTCGATGAAGTAGTTCCAGTTCCAGTTGTCGCCGGGGTCGGTGTGGCTGCTACCGGGGACCTGCTCGTGGCCGATGATGCCACCCGTCTCGTTGTCCCCTGCATCACTGGGCACGTAGGTGGCACGCTCCTTCGGGATGCCGTACTGCTCACAGAGGTAGGCGACGAGGTCGGCCGTCTTGCGGTACTGGGCGTCCTCGTAGGTGCCGCTGACGTAACCACCGTGTTCGATGCCGATGGAGGCCTCGTTGTAGCTCCAGTTCCCAGCGTGCCAGCCGATGTTGAGTTCGGAGAGGCTCTGGTAGAGGTAGCCGTCCTCGGCGGTGGTGAAGTGCGCGCTCACGTCGGCGTCGGGGTCTTGGAACCAGTTGACCGCACTGCTGGCCGACCCTTGGACCGTGTGGATGATTATCCAGTCGATCGTGGCTGCACCGCGGTTCGCACTCGTGTAGTTGCTGGAGTCGGCGGGTTCCCAGTCGACCGCTGGCATGTCCGCCGCCGCGGAACCTGAGAGCGCCGCTGTTCCGGCGATTCCTGCTGTACTTGCTGCACCGAGTTTCTTGAGTACGTCTCTTCTGGAATTCATACGCATTTATTCTACTATTCTATATCTTAATATAACTTTTCTAGTATTGTCTATAAGTTGCTGTAGAGTGGCACTTCCACCGCTGGTCGTCCGGGCGGGGCGAACTTGAGAGCCGTGACAGTTCAGACGGCTAGCGTTTCGAGAACACAGCGCGGTAGTGCTGGCCGTGACCGTCCGGGCCGCGTTTGATTTCCGGGACTTCCCAGTCGGTGCCGACGGTCGCCTCGCGAACTCGGTCAGGGCTGAACAACCGAAACAGGAGTGGTTCACTCACGTCGTCCTCGTACTCGAAGTGGTAGACGCGGTAGGCGAGACCCGGCGTCGGGTCTGGCTTGTAGCCCAAGATTTCGGGCGCGTTCTCGTGGTCGGGGTCGTTGCCGTCGAGGACCGCCGTCGCCTCGTCGTCGGTCACGTACGCCAAGTCCGTGAGGAACTGACGAAGTCCGTCCATCGACCCCGCGAGTCCCAACTGCGTGCCGTGGGCGAACGCCGACCGGAAGCGGTCGCGCTCGAACGATTCACGGAGCGCGAACATGTCGGCCTTCCGGGCGTCCTCGACACCGCGCTCGCGCATCGTCTGCACGAGGTGGTCGCTAACTTCGATGGCGACCGTCTCGAACCGCTCTTGGAAGTACAGCGCGTGCTGACCGACGCCTGCACCCACGTCGAGCAGTGGCCCCTCCAACCACGATTCGAGCCAGTCGTCGCCGGAATACTCGCCGAAGTAGAACCGCTCGATGGGATGCTCGCGGGTCTCTTCGCCACAAATGTCCAACAGTGGTTCGGTCTGTTCTCCGACGTGAAAGTCGCGGATGGCGCGACCGTAGGGGTTCGAACCCGTCACAATCTGTGACACACTGGCACGATTGATAAATCCCCGATGAGAGTCGGTACCATCTAGCGAGTGATTTCGTGGTCGCTGAGACGGCTCGTGTTGTCACTCCCCACTGAACTTCCGAAATCGAATGAAACGACCACATAAGAGACAACTTCTGCTACTTACGACGACTTATGCCAGTCCGATGGTCTCCTGATAGCTGCCGTGTTCGGCCTCGAACACGTCCATGATTTCGCCCATCGTCGCGTAGGCTTTCACGGCGTCTACGATGTACGGCATGACGTTCTCGTCGTTCTGGATGGCGTCGTCGAGGTCGTCCAGCGCGGCCTCGACTGCCTCGTCGTCGCGCTCTGCTTTGACCTCGGCGAGGCGGTTCAGTTGCTTCTCTTGGGTCTCCTCGTCTACGTGGAGGATTTCTGGCTTCGTGTCCTCGTCGGTCTCGTACTTGTTGACGCCGACGACGACTTCCTCGCCGTCTTCGACGCGCTCTTGGTACTCGTAGGAGGCGTCCTGAATCTCGCGGTGGAAGTAGCCCTGCTCGATGCCTTCGAGGACGCCGTCCCGCACCGAACCGTCGCCCATCTCCTTGATTTCCTCGATGTAGGCCATTGTCTCCTCTTCGACCTCGTCGGTGAGACTCTCGACGGCGAAACTGCCGCCGAGCGGGTCGATGATGTCCGCCGCGCCAGATTCCTCAGCGATAATCTGCTGGGTGCGGAGCGCGACTCTCACGGACTCCTCGCTCGGCAGTGCGAGCGCCTCGTCGTAGCTGTTGGTGTGGAGGCTCTGAGTGCCACCGAGAACACCTGCAAGTGCCTGAATCGTCACGCGGACGATGTTGTTCAGGGGTTGCTGGGCGGTGAGACTCTGACCCGCCGTCTGGGTGTGGAACTTGAGTTGCTTGGACTTCTCGTCCTCAGCGCCGTACCACTCGTCCATGACGTTCGCGTAGATGCGACGGGCGGCGCGGAACTTGGCGACTTCCTCGAAGATGGAGTTGTGCGAGTTGAAGAAGAAGGATAGCTGTGGCGCGAACTCGTCTACGTCCAGTCCACGTTCCATAGCGTCCTCGACGTAGGCGAACCCATCGGCGAGCGTGAAGGCGAGTTCCTGCACTGCGGTCGAACCGGCCTCGCGGATGTGGTAGCCAGAGATGGAAATCGGTTTGATGTTCGGCGTCTCCTCGACGGCGAACTCCACGGTGTCGGTGACGACGTCGAGACTCGGTTGCGGAGGCACGACCCACTCCTTCTGGGCGATGAACTCTTTGAGCATGTCGTTCTGGAAGGTGCCCCGAATCTCGTCTCTCTCGACGCCCTGCTGGTCGGCCAGCGCGACGTACATCGCGTAGATAACGGGCGCGCTCGGGTTGATGGTGAAGGAAGTAGAGACCTCGTCCAAGTCGATGCCGTCGAACAGAATCTCCATGTCGCGCAATGTGTCTACGGCGACGCCCTCCTTGCCGACTTCGCCGTCAGAGAGCGGGTCGTCGCTGTCCTTGCCCA
The sequence above is a segment of the Halorussus halophilus genome. Coding sequences within it:
- a CDS encoding N-acetylmuramoyl-L-alanine amidase is translated as MNSRRDVLKKLGAASTAGIAGTAALSGSAAADMPAVDWEPADSSNYTSANRGAATIDWIIIHTVQGSASSAVNWFQDPDADVSAHFTTAEDGYLYQSLSELNIGWHAGNWSYNEASIGIEHGGYVSGTYEDAQYRKTADLVAYLCEQYGIPKERATYVPSDAGDNETGGIIGHEQVPGSSHTDPGDNWNWNYFIDLVNSY
- a CDS encoding methyltransferase domain-containing protein; amino-acid sequence: MTGSNPYGRAIRDFHVGEQTEPLLDICGEETREHPIERFYFGEYSGDDWLESWLEGPLLDVGAGVGQHALYFQERFETVAIEVSDHLVQTMRERGVEDARKADMFALRESFERDRFRSAFAHGTQLGLAGSMDGLRQFLTDLAYVTDDEATAVLDGNDPDHENAPEILGYKPDPTPGLAYRVYHFEYEDDVSEPLLFRLFSPDRVREATVGTDWEVPEIKRGPDGHGQHYRAVFSKR
- a CDS encoding acyl-CoA mutase large subunit family protein, with protein sequence MYDDDDLAEIRDAKEEWEDDTLGPVLDAYGERKDRFATVSNLEVDRLYTPDDVGDDDYEEDLGMPGEDPYTRGVYPTMYRGRTWTMRQFAGFGTAEETNERFHYLIENGQTGLSTAFDMPSLMGKDSDDPLSDGEVGKEGVAVDTLRDMEILFDGIDLDEVSTSFTINPSAPVIYAMYVALADQQGVERDEIRGTFQNDMLKEFIAQKEWVVPPQPSLDVVTDTVEFAVEETPNIKPISISGYHIREAGSTAVQELAFTLADGFAYVEDAMERGLDVDEFAPQLSFFFNSHNSIFEEVAKFRAARRIYANVMDEWYGAEDEKSKQLKFHTQTAGQSLTAQQPLNNIVRVTIQALAGVLGGTQSLHTNSYDEALALPSEESVRVALRTQQIIAEESGAADIIDPLGGSFAVESLTDEVEEETMAYIEEIKEMGDGSVRDGVLEGIEQGYFHREIQDASYEYQERVEDGEEVVVGVNKYETDEDTKPEILHVDEETQEKQLNRLAEVKAERDDEAVEAALDDLDDAIQNDENVMPYIVDAVKAYATMGEIMDVFEAEHGSYQETIGLA